The sequence below is a genomic window from Halococcus salsus.
TTCAGTGGCGTTCACAGTGACGACCCTGCCGTTCTTATTGACGATTTCGTACATCGCGCGAGTAGCGACGATCGCAAAACGTACTCTCGCCATCGGACCGTTCATCCTCCGCGATTCCCAGCGCTGAAGACTGGGATATTCGAGGGCTAACTCTCGCCGTCTTCCTCGTTCGGCGATTCCGCACCCGCTAAGTTTCGCTCTACGATCGCACTGGTGGATTCGGTCATATCCTCTCATTAATGAGTGTGCTTGCAATAGCTGGTGTATGGCGACTATCGCGGAGTTCACGATCCCAGCCCACGAGTTCGCACTCTCAGAGACCCTCGAACGTCGCCCTGATATTACTATCAACATTGACCGCGTCGTCGCTCACAACACGAGTCAAGTCGTTCCATTTGTTCGGGTTACCAATGGCGAAGTCGAAGGGCTGACCGAGATACTCGAAGCCGATGCAAGCGTCATGGAGATCGAACTCTTCGGTGAAACCGACGACGAACGATTCTATCGGCTAGTGTGGAACGAAACTGCCGAAATCGTCGGCTACATGATCAACGAGCATGATGCTACTGTCCAAGAGGCCACCGCCACTGATGGCGTATGGCACCTCCGTGTACTCTTTCCCGACAGAGAAGACCTCTCCGCTATAGGTGAATACGCCACTGAGAACGGCATTACTCTCGATGTGAAGAGGATCTACGGCACCGATGAGTTTGAAGCGGCTCGCTACAACCTCACCGAATCGCAGCATGAAACCCTTTCCAAGGCTATCAAAGAGGGATATTACGAGATCCCACGCGGGATAAATACTCAGGAACTCGCCAATGAACTCGACATTTCTCATCAAGCACTCTCCGAACGATTCCGACGAGCAACGAAGAATCTCGCGCTGAGTGCGTTGGCCATTGAGGATGACGACGACCGAAACACAGAGACATAGGCTCAGATCTGCCGAAACGAGTGTGAAAAGTAAGTGCAGCCCCCTGTCAGTGGACTAGCATTACCTAGAGAAGACGACGAATTTCACCATCTACGGAAACACCGCGACACTTCGGCACGCATGAGAAACACGCGCGGTTCGAGAGGAACGGCAACCGCTCCACCATGCTCGCTGCGTCGTCGCGCGGTTCTCACCAGCTGGCTCCGACGCAGAACGCCGTCACCACCGCGACAGCCCCGCTAAGGAGTCCCGGCCCAGAGGGCCGACCAAAGCCCGACCGCGTACCCACCTCCGCGCCCGCCCACCTCCACGGCCCTGCTCGCGACCACAGGGCGCTATGCGGGCTTTCGCGGGCAGAAGGGTGTCGAAAGTGTCGGGAATCCTATATCACTCATCGGTCGATCCTCCGAAAGCGGCGCGGGGGACTGAGTTTAGGTCGCCTGCGTCCCATCGGAATCCCGACGTGCGTCGACGGTGAGAGCGATCGCAGCGGCGATGAGGAACACCGTCGGGAACATGAAGTACCAGCCGATGCTCCACAGACCGAGGATCGAGACGACCGCGCCGACACCGGCGGCCATCGAGGTGACGTACCGATGTCCCGTCCAGGCGGCGACGCCACCCACGGTGACGAGCACGAGGAGAACCACCGCCCAGAAGAAGAACACGCCGGCGTTGCCGCCACCGCCTCCGAGGAGGTAGTCGATACCCGCCTCACAGCCGCGGGCAACCGTGGTCTCGGTAGAATCGAGGCCGCCTGCGCTGGTCGCCGTCCCGCCGGCCGACACGCTCGTCCAGCAGGAGACCGGCCCGAACGCACCCATCAGCCGCAGAAATCCGGCCGCCCCGGAGAGACCGGCCAGTCCAGCGACGACCCGAACGGTTCGTGAGAGCGTGAGGTCTGGTGTATTCATCCCGTCACGTACGCTACGTAACTATTTAGCGATGTAGGAGGCAGGGAGTGACCCGGATACGAACCCGCTTTCGAGGAGTTTGGGCGATACGACACGGAACCCTCAATCCACTCAAGGCAGTAGAGCGGTTGGATGGAAAAGACCGAGACGGAGACGGAGACCATCGCTCCGCCGGCGAACACGATGCGCGAGCGGGTCGGTTACAGTCGGGCGAAGATGTGGTTTCTCGTCGAAGGCAATCGCTGGTTGGTGAGCGGGGTGTTGCTGTTGGTCACCTTCGCCATCGTCGTCCTCGCCGGCGTGTTCGTCTCCGGGTCGGTCGCCGACGCGTTCGACAACAGCACGATCGCGTCGCTGTTTCAGTCGATCTTCCTGGCGATCGTAACGAGCGTCGCGCTGACCCTGGCGATCGGACAGCTGATCCTCTCACAGGAGATGGGTCACTTGGGCGAGCAGCGCGAGAAGATGCTGTCCGAAGTCTCGTTTCGGGGCGACGTCGAGCAATCGGCGGGGGTCGGGGTGAGCCCGGCGACGCCGGCCGGGTTCCTCCGGACGCTGATCAGGGCCGTCGAGGAGAAGGCGACACGCGTCAAGGAGTCCGTGGCGGACGACGCCGACGACGAGGCGACGGCCCAGGTCGCCGAGTTCGCCGAGGTCGTCACCGACCACAGCCAGCAGATCGACGCGGACCTGGAGACCGCCGAGTTCGGTTCGTTCGACGTCGTCTCGGCGATCCTCGATTACAACTACTCCTGGAAGGTCCGGACGGGCCGCCGACTCCAGGACAAACACACTGGGGCGATCGCCGAACGGACCGAGGAGCGGCTCGACGCACTCGTCCGGAACCTCCAGCTGTTCGGACCGGCACGTCAGTACTTCAAACTCATCTACTACCAACACGAACTGATCGACGTCTCCCGCGTGCTGCTCTATACGGTGATGCCGGCTCTGGGCGTCTCGGCGTACATGAGCTTCGCGTTCGACGTGAACCGGTTCAGCGGCAGCGTCGTCGGTATCGACACCGCGTTTCTGGTGATCAGTTTCGTGGCGATGATCGGCCTGTTCCCGTTCGCCGTCCTCGTCGCGTTCATCTTTCGGCTGATCACCGTCTCACAGCGAACGTTGACGATCGGGCCGTTCATCCTCCGCGAGTCCTCGGACTCCGGACAGATCAAGGAAGTCTAACCCGGTTCGGGGCACATCGAGCGCTATCGCGCGACCAGCACCACGCCGACCACGGCGAACGCGATGCCGACGACCCTCGTCAGCGTGACCGCCTCCCCGAGCACGCCCATACTGATGACGGCCGCGACGATGAAGTACATGGCACCGAGCGTCGAGACGACCGTCGTCGAGCCGTGCGCGAACCCCATGTACATCGAGATGAGGCCGATCCCGGTGAACACACCAGCGACACCAGCGAGGACTCCACCCCGCATCGTGACGGCGAGCGATGCGTCCGAGACGAGCACGAAGCCGAGCGCGAGGAGCCCCGCCGTCAGATACGAGATGGCGGCCGCAGTTCTGGGGTCGATCGATTCCGACGCGGCGTTGCCGACGACGATCCAGACGCCCCACGTCACCATCGTGACCAACCCGAAGCCAACGGCCGAGTTCAGTTCTGCGAACTCCATTAGGGCAACCATCGTCTCGCACCCCTAAGCCACTTCGTCACTCCGCCGCAGTTCAGGCACCCACTAACGCGGAGATCATCGTTCGGTCCACGGTCGCCGTCGTAACACGTGGTCGAATCCGGTGGCGAGCGCCACACCGACGACCGCGCCGAGGACGTCCGCACCCCAGTCGAGCAAGGAGGGGTCGCGCCCGACGAAGCCCTGGACGACCTCGATCCCACCGCCGTAGAGCGAGGTGACGACGACCGCGAGCGCTGCCGCCGCGACCCAGCGCCGGTCCGGCGCGAGCGCGAACGCCAGCGCCCCGCCGAGACAGAAGTAGGCAAAGGCGTGGGTGTACTTGTCCGCACCGACGAGCCCGAACGGGCCGAGCGTGGTCTCGCCCCCGGGAAGCGGGACGACCGACCCCACGAAGACGACGACGGCGAAGGCGACCACGGGGAGCCAGCGATATCGTCGATCCATGGGAAATTCGTGCTGGGACGGACCGAGGAAGTTTCGGATCCCGTTCGATTCGGTGTCGCTCACTCGACCGCCGCGAGCGTCTCCCGGACCGCATCGAGATACGATTCGTAGGAGTAGCCGAGCCGGGAAATCCAGATCTCCTGGTAGGAAGGGTGGAGGATCGGCACGAGGGTCGTGTGCAGACCGGGGAGCGGAACGGGGTCGAGGACCGAGTCCACGAACCCATCGAGTTCCAGGTTCTCGGTAGCGAGCAAGCTCGTCGTGGCGTGTTTTCCGGTGGCGACCACCGCTCGGGGTTCGATCTCCCGAACCTCCTGTTCGAGATACGGCCGACAGTTCTCGTGTTCCTCGTCCGTCGGTTCGCGGTTCGACCCCTCGCCGTCCGACGGAAAGCACTTCACCGCGTTGGTGTAGTAGCACGCGTCCCGATAGCCGAGGTCCGCCATCATCTCTCGAATTTTGCGCCCGGAGTGGCGTGCAGTGTAGGCTAGTCCGGTGAAGTTGCCGCCCTTCCACAGGTCGGCTTCGGGCGTGCCCGCGCCGGGTGCCTCGCCGACAACCACGATGTCGGCGTCGAGCGGGCCGTTGCCCCACGAGATGCACTCGCGGGCCTCGACCAGCGCGGGACATCGCCGGCAGTCGGCGGCGAGCGGGTGCTTCGCGTCGGGTTCGGGATACTCGGCCACCCCGGTCCTACTGGATCCGGCGGTTTGAGTCTGGCTACAGCAGCCGGACCTGCACAACCAATCAGTCTTTAGGCCCCGACCGGATAGTCGCGCCATGAGCAGGTTCGAGGACGTCGCGGAGCGGTACGACCCCGACGCGGTCGAGGAGCGGGTGTTCGACTACTGGGACGCGGTCGACGCCTACGAGCAGACCAAGGAGCACCGTGCCGACGCCGAGCCCTTCTTCTTCGTCGACGGCCCGCCGTACACCTCCGGGGCGGCCCACATGGGCACGACCTGGAACAAGACCCTGAAGGACGCCTACATCCGCTGGCATCGAATGCGCGGCTACGACGTCACCGACCGGCCGGGCTACGACATGCACGGGCTCCCCATCGAGACCCGCGTCGAGGAGAACCTCGGCTTCGAGAACAAGAAGGACATCGAGGAGTTCGGGATGGAGCCGTTCATCGAGGCGTGCAAGGAGTACGCCGACGAGCAGCTGGACGGTCTCCAGAGCGATTTCAAGTCCTTCGGCGTCTGGATGGAC
It includes:
- a CDS encoding bacterio-opsin activator domain-containing protein, with amino-acid sequence MATIAEFTIPAHEFALSETLERRPDITINIDRVVAHNTSQVVPFVRVTNGEVEGLTEILEADASVMEIELFGETDDERFYRLVWNETAEIVGYMINEHDATVQEATATDGVWHLRVLFPDREDLSAIGEYATENGITLDVKRIYGTDEFEAARYNLTESQHETLSKAIKEGYYEIPRGINTQELANELDISHQALSERFRRATKNLALSALAIEDDDDRNTET
- a CDS encoding EamA family transporter, producing the protein MEFAELNSAVGFGLVTMVTWGVWIVVGNAASESIDPRTAAAISYLTAGLLALGFVLVSDASLAVTMRGGVLAGVAGVFTGIGLISMYMGFAHGSTTVVSTLGAMYFIVAAVISMGVLGEAVTLTRVVGIAFAVVGVVLVAR
- a CDS encoding VanZ family protein is translated as MDRRYRWLPVVAFAVVVFVGSVVPLPGGETTLGPFGLVGADKYTHAFAYFCLGGALAFALAPDRRWVAAAALAVVVTSLYGGGIEVVQGFVGRDPSLLDWGADVLGAVVGVALATGFDHVLRRRPWTER
- a CDS encoding uracil-DNA glycosylase — translated: MAEYPEPDAKHPLAADCRRCPALVEARECISWGNGPLDADIVVVGEAPGAGTPEADLWKGGNFTGLAYTARHSGRKIREMMADLGYRDACYYTNAVKCFPSDGEGSNREPTDEEHENCRPYLEQEVREIEPRAVVATGKHATTSLLATENLELDGFVDSVLDPVPLPGLHTTLVPILHPSYQEIWISRLGYSYESYLDAVRETLAAVE